Genomic segment of Xanthobacter dioxanivorans:
CATTCCGACCCCGGGACCCTGGTGCGGGCCGGTCGCTGGCTGCTGTTCGGCGCCGCGGTGGCGGCGGTTCCCAGCCTGATCCTGCTGCTGGTCCATGAGCAGCACACGGCCGCCATGGTGCTGGGCGCGGCGATGCTGGCGGTGCCGGCGTTCCTCAACTGGCGGGTTTTCCTCCCGCGCCAGGCCTTCCGTCCCCTGTGGCGCGAGGGCGAGCCGCCGGTGGACCAGATGCGTGGAGACTTCGGACAGCCGCCGCCCGATCCCGAATTGGCGCGCCGCGCCGCCATCGTTCTGGAAGACTATCTCATCCATGCGGGCCGGCCGGAGATTTCCACGCGAATCGATTCCGGCGCGACCCCGCGCACACGGCGGCATGTGGTGCGCCACGAGGATGGCGAGATGAGCGCCGAGGAGGCGCTGGACGTGCTCGGGCTGGAGCGCGGCGCCTCGGCAACGGCGGTGCGGGCGGCTCACCGCCGGCTGATGCAGCTGGTGCATCCCGACCGGGGCGGCTCCAACTATCTCTCGACCAAGATCAACCGCGCCAAGGATGTGCTGCTGGCGGAGGCGGCCCGTTCCGTGCCCGCGCGGAGCACCGCGCGCCGGAGCG
This window contains:
- a CDS encoding J domain-containing protein; this encodes MSLGMILSSVALGISFVITAFKFADWLLHSDPGTLVRAGRWLLFGAAVAAVPSLILLLVHEQHTAAMVLGAAMLAVPAFLNWRVFLPRQAFRPLWREGEPPVDQMRGDFGQPPPDPELARRAAIVLEDYLIHAGRPEISTRIDSGATPRTRRHVVRHEDGEMSAEEALDVLGLERGASATAVRAAHRRLMQLVHPDRGGSNYLSTKINRAKDVLLAEAARSVPARSTARRSARRTAPKDAEP